One genomic window of Evansella cellulosilytica DSM 2522 includes the following:
- the purH gene encoding bifunctional phosphoribosylaminoimidazolecarboxamide formyltransferase/IMP cyclohydrolase, protein MKKRALVSVSDKTGIIPFVQKLESLGVEIISTGGTKKALAEAGVKVIGIEDVTQFPEMMDGRVKTLHPNIHGGLLARRDVDAHMNAAKEHGIELIDFVIVNLYPFQQTIEKPASTYADAIENIDIGGPSMIRSAAKNHASVSIIVDADDYDVVIEELEANGEVSVERKRKLAAKAFRHTAAYDALIAEYLTKQVGEETPEKLTVTYNLKQTLRYGENPHQKASFYEKPLGNLTSIARAKQLHGKELSYNNINDADAALAVIRDFKEPAVSAIKHMNPCGVGVGENVYEAYMKAFEADPVSIFGGIVASNREVDAMTAEKMKEIFLEIVIAPSFTEEALEILTEKKNLRLLTVDFAADQPVEQFVKSVAGGALLQDEDTLSYEDVTLKIATKREPTEDELKQLKMAWNVVKHVKSNAIVLGKADQTIGIGAGQMNRVGAAKIAIEQAGEQAKGAVLASDAFFPMNDTVEAAAKAGITAIIQPGGSVKDQDSIDKADEYGITMVFTGVRHFKH, encoded by the coding sequence GTGAAAAAACGTGCATTAGTAAGTGTATCAGATAAAACAGGTATTATCCCATTCGTTCAAAAGCTAGAAAGCTTAGGGGTCGAGATCATCTCTACTGGTGGTACAAAAAAAGCATTAGCTGAAGCTGGAGTAAAAGTTATTGGGATCGAAGATGTAACACAATTTCCTGAGATGATGGATGGGCGAGTGAAAACGTTGCACCCTAACATTCATGGAGGGTTACTAGCACGTCGCGATGTTGACGCGCACATGAATGCTGCAAAGGAGCACGGGATTGAGTTAATCGACTTTGTCATTGTTAATCTGTACCCTTTCCAACAAACTATTGAAAAACCTGCGTCTACTTATGCAGATGCAATCGAAAATATTGATATCGGTGGTCCATCAATGATCCGTTCCGCTGCAAAAAATCATGCATCTGTTTCTATTATCGTTGATGCCGATGATTATGATGTAGTAATAGAAGAGTTAGAAGCAAACGGTGAGGTATCTGTTGAAAGAAAACGTAAGCTTGCTGCTAAAGCTTTCCGCCACACTGCGGCTTATGATGCACTCATTGCTGAATACTTAACGAAGCAAGTAGGAGAAGAAACTCCTGAAAAGCTTACAGTAACCTATAACTTAAAACAAACGCTTCGCTATGGAGAGAATCCACATCAAAAAGCGAGCTTCTATGAAAAACCACTTGGTAACTTAACTTCCATTGCTCGTGCGAAACAGCTTCATGGAAAAGAGCTTTCTTACAACAATATTAACGATGCAGATGCTGCGCTAGCGGTTATTCGTGATTTCAAAGAGCCTGCAGTTTCTGCGATTAAGCACATGAACCCATGCGGTGTAGGCGTTGGTGAGAACGTCTACGAGGCATATATGAAGGCTTTTGAAGCGGATCCAGTTTCTATTTTTGGTGGAATTGTAGCGTCAAACCGTGAAGTTGATGCTATGACAGCCGAGAAGATGAAAGAGATTTTCCTTGAAATTGTTATTGCTCCTAGCTTTACTGAAGAGGCATTAGAGATTTTAACAGAAAAGAAAAATTTGCGTCTCTTAACTGTAGACTTTGCAGCAGATCAGCCTGTTGAGCAATTTGTGAAAAGTGTGGCAGGTGGAGCATTATTACAGGATGAGGATACATTAAGCTACGAAGATGTAACGCTAAAGATCGCTACGAAGAGAGAGCCGACTGAGGATGAATTAAAGCAATTAAAGATGGCATGGAATGTTGTAAAGCATGTGAAATCTAATGCGATAGTATTAGGAAAAGCGGATCAAACAATCGGTATCGGTGCGGGGCAAATGAATCGTGTCGGTGCTGCGAAAATTGCAATTGAGCAAGCAGGAGAGCAAGCGAAAGGTGCAGTACTAGCGTCAGATGCATTTTTCCCAATGAATGATACAGTGGAAGCTGCTGCAAAAGCAGGCATTACTGCAATCATTCAGCCTGGTGGCTCTGTAAAGGATCAAGATTCTATCGATAAGGCTGATGAATACGGCATTACAATGGTGTTTACAGGCGTAAGACACTTTAAACACTAA
- the pcrA gene encoding DNA helicase PcrA produces MERIKQQLLDGLNKEQGEAVKHGDGPLLIMAGAGSGKTRVLTHRIAYLIGEKGVPPWSILAITFTNKAAREMKERVARIASTAEEIWISTFHSMCVRILRRDIDRIGTSRNFTILDSGDQLTVIKRILKELNIDVKRYEPRSILGTISSAKNELKTPKDYEKTASGPYELTVLKVYEAYTKELKKNQALDFDDLIMTTIKLFKQVPEVLEYYQRRFRYVMVDEYQDTNRAQYVLVKMMADRHQNICVVGDSDQSIYRWRGADIQNILSFENDYPNVNVIMLEQNYRSTKKILQAANEVIENNSNRKPKKLWTQNDDGEKIKFYEADSEHDEAQYVVGKIKEATDSGRYRASDISILYRTNAQSRVMEEMLVKSNIPYTIVGGTKFYDRKEIKDLLAYLRLVANPDDDISFRRIINVPRRGIGATTLAKIDDYAARNDLSIFQALQEVRHIGLSPRFEKTLTEFIEQINGWVQMQDYLPVTELVDELLDKTGYREMLKNEKNLEAEARLENINEFLTVTQEFEKTSEDKTLVAFLTDLALIADIDKVDDDGNQEDQVLLMTLHSAKGLEFPLVFLIGLEEGVFPHSRSLMEEAEMEEERRLAYVGITRAEQELCISRARMRTLYGRTNMNPPSRFLNEIPDDCVEHVNPKEDNSMPDWMKTTRSHTSSGTGAHFSSSNRRGAARPTNTAAPRGTVTQRSKTTVTGGQSFDWAVGDKASHNKWGVGTVVSMKGDGENIELDIAFPAVGVKRLFAKFAPITKQ; encoded by the coding sequence ATGGAACGAATAAAGCAGCAATTACTAGATGGCTTAAATAAAGAACAAGGTGAAGCAGTGAAGCATGGTGATGGTCCGCTACTAATCATGGCTGGTGCAGGGAGTGGAAAGACGAGAGTATTAACGCATCGTATTGCTTATTTGATCGGTGAAAAAGGGGTGCCTCCGTGGTCAATATTAGCCATTACTTTTACGAATAAAGCGGCAAGGGAAATGAAGGAGCGAGTGGCTCGTATTGCATCTACAGCTGAGGAAATTTGGATTTCTACGTTTCACTCGATGTGCGTGAGAATTCTACGAAGAGATATTGATCGGATTGGGACAAGCCGTAACTTTACGATATTAGATTCCGGAGATCAACTTACTGTCATTAAACGTATTCTTAAGGAATTAAATATTGATGTAAAAAGATACGAGCCGAGATCGATTTTAGGGACGATTAGCTCAGCAAAAAATGAATTAAAGACACCAAAGGATTACGAAAAAACAGCTTCGGGACCATACGAATTAACAGTGTTAAAGGTATATGAAGCATATACAAAAGAACTAAAGAAAAACCAAGCATTAGACTTTGACGATCTCATTATGACAACTATTAAGCTTTTTAAGCAAGTGCCAGAGGTGTTGGAATACTATCAACGTCGTTTTCGCTATGTCATGGTCGATGAGTATCAAGATACAAACCGTGCACAATATGTATTAGTGAAAATGATGGCAGACCGACACCAAAATATTTGTGTCGTAGGGGATTCAGACCAGTCTATTTATCGTTGGAGAGGAGCCGATATTCAAAATATTTTATCCTTTGAAAATGATTATCCAAATGTCAATGTGATTATGCTTGAGCAAAATTATCGGTCGACGAAAAAAATTCTTCAAGCTGCGAATGAAGTGATAGAAAATAATTCAAATAGAAAGCCTAAAAAGCTTTGGACACAGAATGACGATGGAGAAAAAATTAAATTTTATGAGGCCGATAGTGAGCATGACGAAGCACAATATGTTGTTGGGAAAATAAAAGAAGCAACAGACTCTGGACGTTATAGAGCCTCAGATATATCTATTCTTTATAGAACGAATGCACAATCCCGAGTCATGGAGGAAATGCTAGTTAAATCGAACATTCCTTATACGATTGTTGGAGGGACAAAGTTCTACGATAGAAAAGAGATTAAAGACTTATTAGCATATTTACGTCTAGTAGCCAATCCAGACGATGATATTAGCTTTAGAAGGATTATTAATGTTCCACGACGTGGTATTGGTGCGACGACACTAGCGAAAATTGATGATTATGCTGCAAGGAATGACCTATCTATTTTTCAAGCGCTACAGGAAGTGAGACATATTGGTCTTAGCCCACGCTTTGAGAAAACTCTTACGGAATTCATTGAACAAATTAATGGGTGGGTACAAATGCAAGACTACTTGCCTGTAACTGAATTAGTAGACGAGCTTTTAGATAAAACAGGTTATCGCGAGATGTTAAAAAATGAAAAGAATTTAGAAGCAGAAGCGCGTTTAGAAAACATTAATGAGTTTTTAACAGTAACGCAAGAATTTGAAAAAACGAGTGAAGATAAGACACTCGTCGCTTTCTTAACTGACTTAGCATTAATAGCAGATATCGATAAAGTGGATGATGATGGCAACCAAGAAGATCAAGTATTGCTCATGACACTACACTCCGCAAAGGGGCTAGAATTTCCTTTAGTTTTCCTTATTGGCCTAGAAGAAGGGGTTTTCCCGCATAGTAGGTCATTGATGGAAGAAGCAGAAATGGAAGAGGAACGTCGTTTAGCATATGTAGGAATTACGAGAGCAGAACAGGAACTATGTATTTCTAGAGCAAGAATGCGAACGTTATACGGTAGAACGAATATGAATCCTCCGTCACGCTTTTTAAACGAGATACCAGATGATTGTGTAGAGCACGTTAATCCAAAAGAAGATAATAGCATGCCAGATTGGATGAAAACGACGAGAAGTCATACAAGTTCGGGAACTGGGGCGCATTTTTCTTCGAGTAATAGAAGAGGGGCAGCTAGACCGACAAATACGGCTGCACCTAGAGGTACTGTAACACAGCGTTCAAAAACGACAGTAACTGGTGGACAATCCTTTGATTGGGCTGTTGGAGATAAAGCTTCTCATAACAAATGGGGGGTAGGAACTGTTGTAAGTATGAAGGGAGATGGCGAAAATATCGAATTAGATATTGCCTTTCCTGCGGTTGGAGTTAAACGCTTGTTTGCAAAATTTGCACCAATAACGAAACAATAG
- a CDS encoding YgaP family membrane protein: MKQNIGTLNALIRITCGFSILAWATAKLVRRSNETMPLLLAMMGAMKVAEGFTRFCPLTYIAEQSMDKNNDNTSYRSTHHTESANGSEPINPT; encoded by the coding sequence ATGAAACAAAATATCGGAACATTAAATGCATTAATCAGAATCACTTGCGGCTTTTCTATTCTTGCTTGGGCCACTGCAAAGCTCGTACGTCGTTCCAATGAAACGATGCCACTTTTATTAGCCATGATGGGAGCAATGAAGGTTGCTGAAGGGTTTACACGCTTTTGTCCGTTAACATATATAGCAGAACAATCAATGGATAAAAATAATGATAATACAAGCTATCGTAGCACCCATCATACAGAATCGGCTAACGGGTCAGAACCAATCAATCCAACATAA
- a CDS encoding heptaprenylglyceryl phosphate synthase has translation MKQYKEWKHAFKLDPNKEISDEDLELLCESGTDGIIVGGSDGVTEENTIDLLMRIRRYSVACALEVSNLYSIVPGYDYYFIPSVVNTTNATWINGLHHRALKEYGHLMNWDEVVTEGYCVLNQSSKVAQLTDANTELDSEDVIAYARMADKLFHMPVFYLEYSGKYGDPDIVAEVKYVLEHCRLFYGGGIESFEQAKEMAQHADTIIVGNVIYTDIKEALKTVNAVQE, from the coding sequence ATGAAACAATATAAAGAATGGAAGCATGCCTTCAAACTGGACCCTAACAAAGAGATTTCAGACGAAGATTTAGAGCTTCTTTGTGAATCTGGAACGGACGGAATCATTGTTGGTGGAAGTGATGGTGTAACAGAAGAAAATACGATTGATCTTCTCATGCGTATTAGAAGGTATTCTGTCGCATGTGCATTAGAGGTATCTAATCTCTACTCTATCGTACCTGGATATGATTATTACTTTATTCCTTCTGTCGTCAATACAACAAATGCAACATGGATTAATGGTCTTCATCATAGAGCGTTGAAGGAGTATGGTCATCTTATGAACTGGGATGAAGTAGTGACAGAAGGCTATTGTGTACTCAACCAATCTTCTAAAGTAGCACAATTAACAGATGCCAATACAGAACTTGATTCAGAGGATGTAATTGCTTATGCGAGAATGGCGGATAAGCTTTTTCACATGCCAGTATTTTATTTAGAATATAGCGGTAAGTATGGAGATCCCGACATTGTCGCTGAAGTGAAATATGTGTTAGAGCATTGTCGGCTTTTTTATGGTGGAGGAATTGAGTCGTTTGAACAAGCGAAAGAAATGGCGCAACATGCAGATACGATAATAGTAGGAAATGTGATATATACGGATATTAAGGAAGCCTTGAAAACAGTAAATGCAGTGCAGGAGTAA
- a CDS encoding YerC/YecD family TrpR-related protein, with product MQINKLRGKELDQLFEAILSLKDLEECYQFFDDLCTMNEIQSLAQRLEVARMLMEGYTYQRIEKDTGASTATISRVKRCINYGNDGYKFTLERVHGELKEK from the coding sequence TTGCAAATAAATAAATTACGTGGAAAAGAATTAGATCAATTATTTGAAGCGATATTAAGTCTTAAGGACTTAGAAGAGTGCTATCAGTTTTTTGACGACTTGTGTACAATGAACGAAATACAATCGTTGGCACAACGTTTAGAAGTAGCGAGAATGCTGATGGAAGGATACACATATCAGCGTATAGAAAAAGATACCGGTGCTAGTACTGCAACAATTTCTAGAGTAAAACGTTGTATTAATTATGGAAATGATGGCTATAAGTTCACTCTTGAGAGAGTACATGGAGAGTTAAAAGAAAAGTAA
- a CDS encoding adenine deaminase C-terminal domain-containing protein — MVKGFSHYWTKREIRQQLEVIRGNLAPTKVITNAKWLNSVRKCWNKGNIWIYNDRIVYVGDQLPKLMPHETEIFDASSKYAVPGYIEHHAHPFQLYNPLSLAQYASERGTTTLINDNLLFFLHLSKKKALTLLDNLQKTPATLLWWARYDSQTELHNEEEVFAYSNMRTWINHPYVVQGGELTGWPSVLNGDDSILHWMQETKDVKKPIEGHFPGASEKTLTQMALLGVDGDHESMTGEDVIRRLDMGMTASLRYSSIRPDLPNLLSELHEAGLDQYESLLMTTDGSTPSFMKNGMMEHLIKIALDNGVPFMDAIAMCTYNVAKHYHMDDMLGMIAPGRIANINFLSSTEDPLPTDVLAKGQWVRKQDTPCFPNIDMSWNEYDLSPLNIDWDLQESDFHFSLPVGVEMANDVILKPYRIISDLTRETLSEENDECFFILVDRSGKWILSTAIKGFGKSLYGFASTFNHTGDIILIGKSKQGLLKAFDQLKKQQGGIVLLDEDKMVFSMNLPLNGMMSEETMEKVMEQEATLKEALKGRGYRFNDPIYSLLFFASTHLPYVRVTQKGIFDVKKKKVLFPSIMR; from the coding sequence ATGGTAAAAGGATTTTCACATTACTGGACTAAAAGAGAAATACGACAGCAGCTAGAAGTTATTCGTGGAAATTTAGCTCCTACGAAGGTTATTACGAATGCGAAATGGCTTAATAGCGTTCGGAAATGCTGGAATAAAGGGAACATCTGGATTTACAATGATCGTATTGTTTATGTGGGAGATCAATTGCCTAAGCTTATGCCACATGAAACCGAGATTTTTGATGCCTCATCGAAATACGCTGTACCAGGCTATATCGAGCATCATGCACACCCATTTCAACTATATAATCCCCTTAGTCTGGCTCAATATGCATCAGAACGAGGAACAACAACGTTAATAAATGACAACTTACTGTTTTTTTTACATTTGAGCAAAAAGAAAGCGCTTACTTTGTTAGATAATCTACAAAAGACACCGGCTACACTTTTATGGTGGGCTCGTTATGACTCACAAACAGAGTTGCATAATGAGGAAGAAGTGTTTGCTTATTCAAATATGAGAACGTGGATTAATCATCCATATGTCGTACAAGGCGGAGAATTAACAGGCTGGCCAAGTGTATTAAATGGGGATGATTCTATCCTGCATTGGATGCAGGAAACAAAGGATGTCAAAAAGCCAATTGAGGGGCACTTTCCTGGGGCGAGCGAAAAAACGCTCACGCAAATGGCTTTATTAGGTGTTGACGGAGATCACGAATCAATGACAGGAGAAGATGTGATCAGAAGATTAGACATGGGAATGACAGCATCGTTAAGATACTCTTCTATTCGACCAGATTTACCGAACTTATTATCTGAACTACATGAGGCTGGATTAGATCAGTATGAAAGTCTACTTATGACAACTGATGGCTCGACCCCGAGCTTTATGAAAAATGGTATGATGGAACACCTCATTAAGATTGCACTTGATAATGGGGTTCCGTTTATGGATGCGATAGCGATGTGCACATACAATGTCGCAAAGCATTATCATATGGATGATATGTTAGGAATGATTGCGCCAGGGAGAATTGCGAATATTAATTTCTTATCGTCAACAGAGGATCCGTTACCTACTGATGTATTGGCGAAAGGTCAATGGGTTCGTAAGCAGGATACACCATGCTTCCCTAATATAGATATGTCATGGAACGAGTATGATTTATCGCCTTTAAATATAGATTGGGACTTACAGGAAAGTGACTTTCATTTTTCTTTACCAGTCGGAGTGGAAATGGCAAATGATGTTATTTTAAAGCCTTATCGGATTATATCAGATCTTACTAGAGAGACGTTGAGCGAAGAAAATGATGAATGTTTCTTTATATTAGTAGACCGTTCTGGAAAGTGGATATTAAGCACAGCTATAAAAGGCTTTGGTAAAAGCCTTTATGGATTTGCTAGTACTTTTAACCATACAGGAGATATTATTTTAATAGGTAAATCTAAGCAGGGATTATTAAAGGCATTTGATCAATTGAAGAAACAGCAAGGTGGTATTGTTCTTCTTGATGAGGACAAAATGGTATTCTCTATGAATCTACCATTAAATGGAATGATGTCAGAAGAAACAATGGAGAAGGTGATGGAGCAGGAGGCAACGTTAAAAGAGGCGCTAAAAGGGCGGGGATATCGTTTTAACGACCCGATTTATAGTTTGCTATTTTTCGCATCAACTCACTTACCATACGTTCGAGTAACACAAAAAGGGATCTTTGATGTAAAAAAGAAAAAAGTTCTCTTTCCCTCAATTATGCGTTAA
- a CDS encoding DUF3048 domain-containing protein: MKRLILTVFVISLFFLVACKSEEETAKEEPREEEKVEIIESEEPEEEPLPPFPLTGLGSEEGEFEYRAFGVMIENSMSARPQSGLYQADVVYEVLSEGSITRLLAIYHSQQPERIGPVRSARSYYVHLNKGFDAIYASAGGSPGGLQLAESDYVDNISGLVYDGRFFSRSTDRVAPHNMYTTYDDLKAATDHLGYEWERQPPSLYFVDELEENAGEKVDYFEVKYGSTNNDVQYEYDEQLKKYVRYNGGQPTEDLETGEAVAPKNVFIVEMSHRVIPKEENHIDAGSNRREIDVESGGRAYLMQEGTLQEVEWKNVDGIILPFKDDQQVPFLPGQTWVNIVPTNGGGLESYVSLSNNTVD; this comes from the coding sequence ATGAAACGTCTAATATTAACAGTCTTCGTAATAAGTTTATTTTTTCTCGTAGCTTGTAAATCAGAAGAAGAAACAGCAAAAGAAGAACCACGAGAAGAAGAAAAGGTTGAAATAATAGAGTCTGAGGAACCGGAAGAAGAGCCGTTACCTCCGTTTCCACTAACAGGGTTAGGGTCAGAAGAGGGAGAATTTGAATACCGTGCATTTGGTGTGATGATTGAAAACTCGATGAGTGCAAGACCTCAATCAGGTCTTTATCAAGCAGATGTAGTGTATGAAGTTCTTTCTGAAGGGTCGATAACGAGATTGCTAGCAATCTATCATAGTCAGCAACCAGAACGTATTGGACCGGTCCGTAGTGCAAGAAGCTATTATGTACATTTAAATAAAGGATTTGATGCTATTTATGCATCAGCAGGCGGAAGTCCAGGGGGACTCCAATTAGCAGAAAGTGATTATGTCGATAATATTTCTGGGCTTGTATACGATGGACGATTCTTTTCTAGATCCACTGATAGAGTCGCACCTCATAATATGTATACGACTTATGATGACTTAAAGGCAGCAACAGATCACCTCGGGTATGAGTGGGAGAGACAGCCACCTTCCTTGTACTTTGTTGATGAACTAGAAGAAAATGCAGGAGAAAAAGTAGATTACTTCGAGGTTAAATATGGCTCTACGAATAATGACGTACAATATGAATATGACGAACAATTGAAAAAATATGTCAGATACAATGGTGGACAGCCAACCGAAGATTTAGAGACAGGCGAAGCAGTTGCACCAAAGAATGTATTTATAGTAGAGATGAGCCACCGCGTCATTCCTAAAGAAGAGAACCACATCGATGCTGGTTCAAATCGAAGGGAGATCGATGTTGAGTCTGGTGGAAGAGCTTATTTAATGCAAGAAGGAACATTACAAGAAGTAGAATGGAAAAATGTAGATGGTATCATACTACCATTTAAAGATGATCAACAGGTGCCATTTTTACCTGGACAAACTTGGGTGAACATTGTACCAACAAACGGTGGTGGACTCGAATCATATGTTTCATTATCTAACAACACAGTTGATTAA
- the purD gene encoding phosphoribosylamine--glycine ligase, with product MKVLVVGSGGREHALCWKLKQSSKVTEVYAAPGSAGIAEDGIFNVDINENDHEGLIAFAKEQSIALTVVGPEAPLVSGIVDFFQAEGLTVFGPTKAAATLEGSKQFAKEIMKKYDIPTAAYEVFTDVEEAKAYVRKQGAPIVVKADGLAAGKGVIVAETEEQALVALDDIMGARTFGDAGASVVIEDCLRGEELSLMAFVHGETVLPMVPAQDHKRAFDGDAGPNTGGMGAYSPVPHIDANLVAEAEATILRPMAKAMVAEGVPFTGILYAGLMMTEDGPKVIEFNARFGDPETQVVLPRLETDLVDVIESTLSSKEIELEWTDKACAGVVLASEGYPGSYPKGTPMSVPSDVVEGQKWFHAGTKKTADGWATNGGRVILLSSLGEDLHAALEKTYEVLNAHEWEGLFYRSDIGSRAVNLSNKK from the coding sequence ATGAAAGTATTGGTTGTAGGTAGTGGTGGTCGTGAGCATGCACTATGCTGGAAGTTAAAGCAATCAAGTAAAGTCACAGAAGTGTATGCAGCACCAGGTAGTGCAGGTATTGCTGAAGACGGAATTTTTAATGTTGATATAAATGAAAATGATCACGAAGGTTTAATTGCTTTCGCGAAGGAACAAAGTATTGCGTTGACTGTAGTAGGTCCAGAGGCGCCATTAGTGAGTGGCATTGTCGACTTCTTTCAAGCGGAAGGATTAACTGTATTTGGTCCAACGAAAGCAGCTGCAACGTTAGAAGGTAGTAAGCAGTTTGCAAAGGAAATTATGAAAAAATATGACATTCCAACAGCGGCGTATGAAGTCTTTACGGATGTAGAGGAAGCAAAAGCTTATGTTCGCAAACAAGGTGCCCCTATTGTTGTAAAAGCCGATGGATTAGCTGCAGGAAAAGGCGTTATTGTTGCAGAAACAGAGGAGCAAGCTTTAGTAGCGCTTGATGACATTATGGGTGCTCGTACATTTGGAGATGCTGGAGCATCTGTTGTTATTGAAGATTGTTTACGAGGTGAGGAACTGTCCTTAATGGCATTCGTTCACGGTGAAACAGTTCTCCCGATGGTTCCAGCTCAAGATCATAAACGTGCATTTGATGGTGATGCGGGGCCTAATACTGGAGGAATGGGAGCATACTCTCCTGTACCTCACATTGACGCTAATCTTGTTGCAGAAGCAGAGGCAACGATACTGCGTCCAATGGCAAAAGCGATGGTTGCCGAGGGTGTTCCATTTACAGGGATTTTGTATGCAGGGTTAATGATGACTGAGGATGGCCCAAAGGTAATTGAATTTAATGCTCGATTCGGTGATCCGGAAACACAAGTTGTTCTTCCTCGTCTCGAGACAGATTTAGTGGATGTCATTGAGAGCACGTTATCTAGTAAAGAGATAGAGTTGGAGTGGACAGATAAAGCATGTGCTGGTGTTGTGTTAGCGTCTGAAGGCTATCCAGGCTCCTATCCAAAGGGGACACCGATGAGTGTTCCGAGTGATGTTGTAGAAGGGCAAAAATGGTTTCATGCAGGAACGAAAAAAACAGCGGATGGCTGGGCAACAAATGGCGGTCGTGTCATATTGTTATCATCGCTTGGAGAAGACTTACATGCAGCATTAGAGAAAACGTATGAGGTGCTAAATGCCCATGAATGGGAAGGGTTATTTTATCGCTCTGATATCGGAAGTCGTGCTGTGAATCTTTCAAACAAAAAATAA